The Scleropages formosus chromosome 15, fSclFor1.1, whole genome shotgun sequence genomic sequence ttaataatttttccatctcagctatcacaccttgacgtttcttcattattattgttgtttccaTGCTAGCttttcctttcacatgctcctttGTATGTGCAGCATCCTTTACTATCATATTCACAGTGGATACGACTAAACCTGGTTCTCGTGCTATAGtcaatctttgtccaccttcatacttccttattattttcaatttcatctccaaattgatAGCTGTATGCTTGCGAGacagttctcgttttccttcaagcgcaagtttaccaccaggcattgtgaataacgaaatgggtaaaaaatatgtgaaaaaagcatTATACTAATGAGAGGAGATATGTTCACGACTCAAAAAATGTGGGAACTgcgaagatgcagcttcctgccttgtctggttacgctGACTTGCGcgtaatgtatttcagatgttttacgtaaaataaaagcgctatccataaataatgtgtatgccggggattttttacataaatccagatttacgtaagtagaAAGGTGTCTGAATATCCAATAGCAATTATATGTACTATCATTAAAAGCATTAATATTGTTTCAACTAATGGTGCTTAAATGGAATGTAGTAaacaatttgttaaaaataaggAGAAAAGACTTAGATAAGTCACCTTCAACTTTCAGTGATTAAATGCAAAACTATAATTTTTTTACCATCTCATATTGAAATGTGGACATATTGCCTTAAGGTTACTTTTCTAAAACTATTGTGACCCGAAGTGGGCAAGCAATGTGGAAATGATTGTGAAAGGGGAGACTGGAGTTATGATATATTCACACAGCGCTGTTTAATTTACGACACtggtttccttttgtttttttttattcattcacaatAGCAATGCACAGGTCCTGTATGAAATGAAGCTTATTAGTACAGAGTGAGGTACTTTGGTAAGGTCTCAGTTTTGGGCTGAATGATCATCAATCACTttaatcaataatcaataatcaaTCACATGTCAATCACAGCAGACAATGACAGCAGACTTATTGTGCCTAATATACCAAGTCATAAGATGCAACGGGTAACACAGCAAAGGGCTTCCCCTTGAAATATGACAGTTTCTACTTTTGCAAGGTACTCAAACAATAAATCAGAACTTTTCAGGTACCAGATATTTGACAATATCAGAATCGGACAGAATGTGCAACTTCAGATGGCTAGAAAAATTACctgtaaaaagtaatttaatttacttcCCATCCAATCAGCTAACTGTCAAATGTAAAGTTTAGAGAACAGTTGTAAATGTCATGAAAATTTGCTTTCATAAAAGAGCATACTCCAGATAACCATTTTtgcaaatgacattttcatattatattGACATTGCAGactattttttgaaaacagataTTCCGTTATAAACTGAAATGCTTTTTGCAAAACTAAATGTCCAGACCTCAGCTCTCACCTTAGAGACTTCAGACAGTTATAGCTTACCATGtcttttgaaataattataatccatcattttacattaataaaagtCTTTTCTAAACAGCATGTGAGACAGAAGAGGACAAGTTTCATATtttgttcagttattttaatactcactcactttcattaactgcttgtcctcagcAGGGTTGTGCAgatctggagcctgtcctggaatcactgggtgccaGGCTAtgagggacacaccctgggcaggatgccagtccatcacagcaatTTATTGACAGGAAAAAGtggttgtttgtatttgttaatCACTACtaatgaaaaatatagtttgttCCTACAGCTGCATCTGGACCATTATGGCTACTGTAGAAATAATGGTTTGAACCCGGGATACAAGCTCACTAAGTCAGGCTTATTGCGAATTAGGCCATCAGGTCTAATGCggcacaatttttttatttgtagctGAATGTTTCCGGTTAGGTCATGTTGTAAACCTACATGTGTTGTGTAAaccttaaatgtattttttgtgattAGTTAAGAGGCCTCTGTGCAGTAAAATAAGTGCAATGCAAGTTACAGACAAAATTGTACAAATTTATAGGCAccggaaaaaagtaaaactggcTATTTTGGATCTCAAGTTTAAGAACCTGCACCTCAAAGTATTTTCTTACATGAAAACAcgtgaaatttgaaaaatgggAAGCtagtgtaaaacattttatgagtaaaatgtattttatataaacGAGTAAAATAGTCTGAATGTCTAAACAAaatttttgttggtgggttcAAGTCATCCACTGCTAATAGTTAGTACTGTTAACACTGAAAGTACAAATGACGACCAACCCTTTACAGGCAGATTGGACTGTGAAACATGggtaaatatatgaaatatgccAAGGAATTCTTCATAAGGACATAGTGAAGTGTTTGATGGCAGTCAACAGAACAGTGATGTGTCAATAGGGACCTGTCAATGGTTCTCCATGAACAAAGGTGGTTTACTTAAGATTTTTGGATTTGTCcaaattactgtaaaaacaggTGAACTGTTCCCTTCATGCTTTGCTATTCTTATGCTTAtgacatagatagatagatagatagatagatagatagatagatagatagatagatagatagatagatagatagatgtgcCTTACAGACTGTGTTTATGGTTAGGGTTTTATGCAGTGAATAAACTCCTCGTTTTGGAAGTAATATTACTttgtaaggggaaaaaatgctgctgtactgaATAATGAGTCTGTTGTAGGAAGAAAGTTATTTTCATAAGACATTGAGGTTTTAAGCAACACGTAAGACAGGTTTTTTCTTGTATGGGACCCTGTTGTATGGGAGTTCAGTGTATGGGcttttaaaaactgtcaaagTTAATGTCTTGCAGTACTGTCTTTGCACTTGAGTGGACTTGTTCAGTCAGCCACACATCTACCTAAACTTTAGCAGGGATTATGATAAAGTAGAGCAAAAATTAGAGTTTAGCTTTATGCTAATTGTAATAAGAGTGTGTGCTGGTGTCTATACTTCCCTCAGCTTTTGAACTATTTATTTCCCAAACTGAACACCAAGCACTATGGTTATTGACAGTTTTTAAGGTAGCTGGATGCTCTGGCCATGGTAATATTCCAGATGTGGCCATGTTTGAACTGGAATTTACTGCAGCAATATAGCTACACAACAGTTCTGCCTACTCTTAGAGCCATACTGTTttgttgattgattgattgatgagAAAACCCAGCTGAGCTCTGTTCTTTACATCCTTTCAAGTCTCCATTCCATGTGCTCTCTATCTGTAACTGTGTAATGTAGTTCTCCAACTGCTCATCTTCATCCCTACAGATGTGGGTCATACAGTCTCAGAGAAGATTATATGAGAATTCAGTGTGTTACAGTGACTTACTTGTTGGTTTACTTGGTTTTTATAAGGTCAAATTGTTTTGCTGAAGAACTTCAAGATTTATGGCTTCCAAACAGTGTCATCCAATGGACTCCCATTAACCACAACCTTTGGTGTCATGTTGCACTTCTGCTTTTTTGGTGGCCTTTCTTTCCAGTTTAAGTGTCCCCTTTGTGTTCTAGCACCTCCTGCAGGCCAATCACACCAACTGCACCAATTGGAAGGATGGGGGTTGTGACCAGATACTCAGAGGAATTATTTgttgaaaggaaaacaatgtcAGCATTGTCTGGGAAGTCATGCTTTAATCTCTCGTTTCTCTCATGAGGACCTTGACAAAGTTTGTCAGCTTTTGCTATTTGTCAGAAAGGCAAGAGATCAAGGATTCTGAGGGGTCATCAGATCCATTGCGTTAGTTCAAAAGGTTTGATGGAACAAACTGACTTTCTCAAACGTCTGAACAACCAAAAGAGTGTgatggaaaacattttcatagtCTTGGAATTTggcatcacatttttttctcattgcttTCTCCAACAAACTGGCCTTACAGACCCGATAAAGCAAGATTCCACCGTTATGCAAGAGAAGATACCATACCCTCGCTCTGCTTCTGTCTCAGCACAGTGGAGTTAATGAACACCTACTTACTGTGAGAACAGCTCAGCGATTCCTTTGTTCTGACCAATTTCATAATGTTCATAGAATATTTTGGTGCACAGCTGAGTCTTTCTTGTCATAAATTTGCTCTTGTATAGATTGTATGTTATCTGCAAAATACTTTCGGGGGAAAACCTGAATCAGAACTCTGccaccagctaaatgaaattaatgtggtgttaatgaaattaatgtgGTGTTTCCTCAGGAGAACTACTGGGTACCAtaagacatactgtatatattacaaacaaggcaaaaattactgaaaaaatgcatgtaatgtTGAAGGAACGCTCTGGATTAGTTAAGTGATGAAAAATAATcttatgaaagtaaaaatgtgagATTAAAGTTTATAATCTCAATGACTGTATGCTTTCTAATATTTATGAtataaataaatggtttaatCCATTTCTTTGTTACGTTTGTCTTTTAAAGATTTATTTGTATCAGAATGTCTTTCTTAcactttatacattttaattatgatATTAACTTCCATCTAACGGCGACAACTGATGTATTTGTAATATATGATGTAATATATGTCTAAACCTAcctctcattttcattttcagtatttgaaTCTTCTTTGTGGTCGATAAGTAGGTCACATCCACTGAAAtcaattgcattttaattttcctctgtttttttctgttttctacaACCTCTTCATCTATATGAAAGaaagtttcttaaaaaaattcaaattatgaataaatcattAGCTACTGAACTTATTAATCATAGCATTAATAGCTGAGCTAGAGTGTAAAGTAGAGACCTCAGCCCTAGTCCACTGAGTCCTGTGTGTGGTAATTTTCACTCTGATCTGTTTACTTGTCTTCTCCATTCAGTAGAACTATGATGAGGCAGACACACTAAGGAAGTGAAACAGACCAAAGGTGGAAtgataaaacacacatcttctgTGAAGTAAGTTTGCAACATCTCATATGAAGATTTATTCTGTGGCATAAGTGGAATTCTGTGGCAGTTTAAGGGGATGTCATGGATTCCCTTTCCCACCAGCACTCTGGAAGCACCATCATTTTGTTGGGGTTGGAGGTTCGATGTGAGGGCTTTGAGCTTATACACCATGGATTTCATTGTCACTTGATTAATGTTATTGTTTCTGATTTTACTAGCATGGTATCATTAAGAAGTGTGACTGCTGACAAACTGTATGTGAATTAAATTCCCAGTGACACAGATTTTCTTCACTGGTTTTTGAACAGGCTACAAATGTTACTTTATCCTCTTTCTGCTGCCTGGTTGGATGCACTAAGAGCTCAGATTGTGCATTTTATATTCTGATTCTGCCCCTTGTTTAATATCTGGTGAGTTCATCTGGTGAACCTTCAGCTGAAAGGTTTAAATCATCATTCATTGCTGTTCCTTTTTACTTAAATTGCAGAAATGACTCTTTCCTTTTGCACATGGTAAAAGACAAagacagacatacagacacaggtTTATTTCAGAGTTTGCAATGCTTGTTTTGCCTACAGTGCGACAttaaacattgcatttttaattcttaGGGGACTGCTCTACCGTCTACATTCATTATAAGGAACTTCTCATTTAACACAACGAGTCATGGTCTACAGATTTCTGAATGCACTCGCTAAGATAAAGTACCGTAATTTCTATGGAAATAATTACTCCACCAAAGCACTTAAAGAGTTAAAGGGTAATGCTTAATATTTACCTATATATGATTTATGTTATACATAAGAAACAGGTCTCCTGTCCTAAAAGCCCGCGCTGGTCCGGTTAGTAGCATGGCGGCTCACGCTCTTAtcttgaacccaaaggttgcaggttctacAAGTAGTACTCCttaccaaggtacttatcctaagaTGCTCCGGTgagattacccagctgcgtaaatagATGAATGATGGTAactgtcggctaaataaatatgtgttgGGTTTGCGctttacattaatatatattttggtGAAAATTATGGACTGAATCAAAATAACACCCAAGGgcgcattttttttcataatggcGATAGAGAATCagttctgtttcagtttttccttgtttaaaCCTCCACCTGTCAGAACCTGGAAGTTAATATAACAGTGGTGTTTTTAGTCTTTTTATATTACTTACAAATGCACATAAAAGAGACCCATTCAGTCCCACATTTTCTGCGGTTAGAACTTATTTTTTGGGTCTTAATAGAGAaattcccgctactgccatcaaacctctacagttgatacagaatgctgctgcccgagttgtgtttggcttgccaaagcgctcccatgtatctcctctactcatttctctgcactggcttcctatagatgcccggatcaaattcaagaccctggttattgtctacaaatgcatcaatagaactgttcccagctatttacaagacttgatcaaccgttacatcccaaccagacccctcactcgtctacttctgctcccttgatggtcccgcacacgaaaagtaaagcgcggaggttctctgttctgactccgttgtggtTGAATGaccctcccctctcactcagaactgctgaaactctgtctatattcaagaagggtctgaaaactcaccttttccgggctcacttcgcccaagatctctccagctcatgtaatacatggtgtaaatgttcatgccccgTAACTTTATGaccatccccagataagcctttacacacaGCCGTTACTCCtgttgtacgtaaatgtttgtataccttctaaaaaaaaaaaaaacttgtaggaaggttatcaggattcctctatcctgagttttatgcacctactcgagcgatgagcatcggtgcatcaagtggaaagtaacaaactagttttgcttaagaatcacatgtctgcaactatgtctctttctcttaatgtaatgcacaaatttgtgttttccctgagatgtactttgctttggagaaaagcgactgctaaatgaataaatgtaaatgtaaataacggTCGCACGTGGACCGGTAAAATTTtgatcatatcatatcatatgttTATCTGTTGCTAAACATCCCAGAGTCCTCTGCTGGACTTTTGCTCGTGTCCACCTACTGTCCGGTTGAGCGTTTTTTGCGCGTGCAGTTCAGCACCGAAAGCGTCGCCTCGCACGCGTCTCTTTCCTTTCTGTCACATTTTCCTGCCGCATTCATATAAAGTAAAAGTAGAAGGCAGCCACTGCTGTAATTGTCTGTGATGGGGTTTACCGGACTGTTCAGAGATGAAGGTGCAGTGGACATCACCTTCTACAGAAGGTGCCTTAGTGACAGCGCCCCTGTCGGGAGAACACGAGCAGGACACCCGCGTTGTTTAGGACCAGTAACTTTTTTTGCTCACTGTGATATTTTCTTCACCAGTATCTTTCGACTAAGATCTAAAATACTAAACACCCCAGGCTGTCAAGTGTTCAAGACCTGTTGATCAGAGTACGATCAGTACATCATGCCAATATGGCCAACATGCTATTGACAAGTGATTGATTATTCAGAGGGAAATGTGCTTTTCTCATACATCTTTCATATCGCATACAGCTAGACTGGCGTGTGTTGCTACATACTCACGATAAGCGGCCGTATCTGTGTTTTCGCTCGCAAACACACCTAACTGTAACTGCAAAATGATGAGAAGCAACAGGTGCACCCAGATTCCTCGTTCCCATGAAACCgttatttttagttattattGAACAAGAATGGACTCGAGTGGTGAacttttattatataaaaaaatctctttaataaaaaagtatgcataatttacaaaacaaaatacttttttttccttaatctTATAACAAGGTGCTAATTATCGGGTACTCCAGTATCAGACGACATCAGTATCAGTTTTCTGGTCGGGAACCCTTTAAAAACCGAACTTCACAACTACACTGGAGTACACGACAATTCAATTGTCATGCTCTCGgccgcgcacacacgcacgcacacacgcacgcacacacgcagagtgGCAGATCGGGGGAACACGGCAGAACACATGTGGAACACGCATATTTACAAATGTACAGTCCATAAGTGGTGTCACGAGTTACTGAAGAACGAAGGCGAAGGAAGGACGGGAACGGAGACAGAAGAGACCATTCTGCGCTCGTCGTGCGCTTCACGCCACCGGCACCTACCCTAGCCTACcttacactacactacactgcTCTACACTACCCTACTCTACACTACACTGGAAACGAAATGACTTGTGTCACTTAATACTTTCTCTTCCCAGTCGCGGCGCACACGCGAGCTGTCGCGGCTTCTTCTTGCCGTGGAAACAGCAGCTCCGGGACGCGCTTTGCGCACCTCGTGTCTCACACGTCCAGTGTTAACTGCGCGCCTCTTTTTGCCGCCCGCTTCGCACCCTCTTCTACACGTGGATCACCACGGATCTGGAATTGCGCACACTGTTCCTGTAGCGGTCGAGCCAGGTCCTCAGCTCGGAGATCTTGTATCCCTCGGGCCCCCTCCCGCCTTGATAGACCACCTTGCCCTCATGGAGGATGTAGAGTCTGTCGAAATAGGCTCCGTACGCCGCGTTGGACGCGTTGTCCATGTTGTCGGCCACCACGAGACAGCCGGGCACCTCGAGCTTCATGAGCTGCGCCGCTTTCAGCCTGTCCTCCAGGCAGCGGTGCTTGGGGATCTGGTAGGGCGCGTCCGAGCTCACCCAGCCGTCGGACGGGTGCGCCTCTTCGATGTACACGAGCAGGGAGTCCGCGATGTCCGTGTACTGGCCCACGAGGCGCTGGAACGCCTTAAGGCGCGTCATGAACGGAGGTCAGGTGCAGCTGCCGAAGTTGAGGATGAGCGGCCGCTTCGCGCGAGCGAAGTCCAGGATGCAGCTGCGCGCGCGGTCCGCGATCCGCACAACTTCAGTGTTGGGCGCCGCGTATCCCAGGTGCGCCGACTTGAAGAAGTCCAGCTTGTGGCCGTGCCACACGGCCTTGAGCGACTCCCAGCTGAACATGCGGTTGGAGTCGGAGACGCACACCGGGGGGTCGTCGGGACCCCCG encodes the following:
- the dio3a gene encoding iodothyronine deiodinase 3a; its protein translation is MRAHAPAQVSWKRVGLEDAAAAAAAKAAAKAMQHSVGIQTVRLIKNIAVCLVLLPRFLVAALVLWLLDFLCIRRKVLLKMREQDGGPDDPPVCVSDSNRMFSWESLKAVWHGHKLDFFKSAHLGYAAPNTEVVRIADRARSCILDFARAKRPLILNFGSCTUPPFMTRLKAFQRLVGQYTDIADSLLVYIEEAHPSDGWVSSDAPYQIPKHRCLEDRLKAAQLMKLEVPGCLVVADNMDNASNAAYGAYFDRLYILHEGKVVYQGGRGPEGYKISELRTWLDRYRNSVRNSRSVVIHV